A window of Candidatus Eisenbacteria bacterium genomic DNA:
AGGAGCTCAGAGAGGAGACCGAACTCCAACTGGAGACCATTGCTCTTTAGTTTCCTCTTAAATTGACAACTGAACAGTCGATCTCCCGGGAGGGGTAAATCAAGCACGCCATGGATTTCAATCCTGACTCGCTTCTCTCCCTTCATTCCACGAACCTGAGGGAAGGAAGCAAAAGATCCTTCTCCCAATAGGCATCTGAATGACTCTTATCTCAGGAGGACACCATTTACAGAACTTTGTGGGCTTGACTGGCATCCGGGGCCGTATTCATCTAAGAACTCGATTATCTTTATCCTTTCAAAGATAATCTGCCTGTCCCACTCACTCATATGAGTAATATTTGAGATGTAATTCATGAAGCGATTATATCCGCTTCTAAAGTAGCTTTGAACGCGGATCTGTTGCATTAAGACTCCTCATGGGAGTCCAATATGTTTCAAAGCTTTTGCAATTCTTATTTTCGTATAACATGTCTTGGGATGAGCTGACAGCCGGCATTGCCGGCTGTCAGCTCATCCCAAGGTTAGGCCCCTGCCGCCACATCACAGGAACCCGTGCACTACCGTCCCATATCGTGAACTAGCCAGCCGCTGTCAGGCGAAGGGCGTATCATCACGACATCCAGATCCATCTCTTGATCGTCCGTAGTGGCGAATGGCCGGTCAGCAACCACGTGGAATACCGCGACTTGATAGGGCGCACGTCCCAAGGCTTCGCGGCAGACCCGCCGCATGGCCTCGTCATCCAGGTACTCGCCCGGCGTTTCCAGGGTGACAACCTTGAGCTGAGCCCAAGACCGCGCCTGGTCCGGCCAAGAGGGCTGTCTGAAGACGTAGTGCCGATACTCAGGCGAGGTTTCAAGCAGTACCCGTGTGTCGCCACTGGAGAGCGCCTCAAGGTGACGCATGAGTATACCTCTGGCAGAGGCGAGCTCCTGCTGGCTCACCACAGCCGTCTCTTCTGCAGGCTGCAAGTCGATGGTTCCTTTGACTGTCCTCTCTGCTTCCTGCGTACCTGGCGAACAGCCGGCGAGAATCACGGCCAAGACTGTTGTGACGATCAGTAGTGTCATTGGGCGAGTGTTGCTCACTTGATCCTCCAGTCCGCTACTTGTCGAAGGTTCCAGCTCTGAAGACCAGCCTGCGCATGTTGCAGTTGGACCCTCCCCAACTCGCGATGAGATTGCTCGCGAGACGGTTCTTCCAGTCAGACGTATGCTGACAGACATAGATGTAGTCCCACCAGATAGGGCCCTGGAGATCGGTGCGGACGACCGAAACGTAGACGGAGTGGCCGTAGTTGCCGCTACTGCCATTGCGGACCTGCAGCACGTTGCCGACGCGCACATCCGCCGGGTTGATTCCGGTGTACTTGGCTCCGTTGTTGTAGCCCGTCGCCATGGGCCCGCGTGTCTTGGTCGAGTTGGTGGCGTATGTCCAGAAACTCGTTACGGACTCCCAGTTCGGCATTCCACCGCCAGTGCCGCCATGCCAGACGTTCGGCACCATCCGAACCTTGTTGGTGATGTTGTTCTTGCTGGTGGTATCGCTCGAGGAGACGTATCCGCCGTAAGCAGCCCACACGCACTGCGACACGAAGTTCGTGCAGTTGCCGCCGTTGACGTAGTAGAACCATCTTGGGGCGCTGGCAGGCGCGAACCTCTGCGCGTAGCTGCTGCCGTTGCTGCCGCTGTACGAGTAAGAAGCAGCTGCCAATGGCTCAATGGAGAGAGCGCTGAAGCCACCTACCTCATCTAGCGTAGTCGGCTGCCGAATCTCCACTGCCCGCAGCTGATCGGCCAGCCGACGAAGATCTGAGATACGCTCTCGTCTGGCAATATCAGCTGCCTCTCGCACCGACCGGCCCTTGCCGGTCTTACCCATGACCTCGTGCTTAAAGCGCAAGAAATCCTCGTCGTCGCTATCGATGGATACGATTCGCCAATCATCGCCCGTGCGCACCAGCCTGAACCTGTGAATCACGTTGTAGACGCCGGAATCCACTTCTGGAGAAGATGCATAGTGGAAGTCAACATCAGCCCGTATCGTCACATCTGCTGTGGTTCCGGCAACGCGCACGTCCACAACCTCAGTCTTCAGCGAATATTCTCCCCAGCCGCACCCTAGCTCTCGCGCAATCGCCACATCGACGTCATTCCAGGCTTCAGCGATGGCGGTTTGGTCTGTGGGACTGACGCTAGCTCCACCTGTAGAGCTGTCCAGAGTCACGAGCGCCCGATACCTAGCGTCAAGGTAGCGGACTACTGTCGTGTGCAGGGCATCGCCTGAACCGTCAGGAGCGGCCGCGCTGACCCAGCCGACAACTCCAGGCACACACACTGCCAACACGAGCGCTACGACCATCCATCGCATCAGCTGGCGGGAACGCGCTTGGCTCTGCTTCATGCTCTTGTCCCCCTCTTCAAAACCACTAGATGTTAGGCAAGCTGTTGACTAGTACAGTTTAATCTCAAAATCTGCTAATTGCTGTAAGCGTCCATAACATATTGGACTTTTGGGCTGGTATAAAGTTGTTAACATAATAAGCGAGTGGGGAGAGCTTGTCAAGAGTTCGCATTGACTCATCAAAAATGTACTCGAAATCGATTCGTTGCCTCATTTAAAAAAGTACTTGAAAGTTTAGTGAATAATCGGGTTTCCTTTCAGTTGAAACGACTGGAGGGATTGTGTGGCACTAACAATGAATCAAAGAAAGGCATTAACCAAAGAGGTGGCCAAAAGATACAAGAAGGCCGCCAAGAAGGAAAAGGCAATGATGTTGGATGAGTTCATGGCGACAACCGGGTACAATAGATCATACGCCTCCAGGGTTTTGCGAAAAGGGGTTCTGGATAAACATGCCGGTCTAACCAAGAAAAAGGCAAGACCAAGAATTTATGATGAAGCAGTGCTTAAGGCCCTAAGAAAGATTTGGGCTGTCCTCGATATGCCTTGCGGTAAAAGGCTGGTAGCGGTAATCCCGGAGATGACCGCCAAACTAAAACAATTTGATGAGATTACAATAGATGTGTCAACTGAAGAAAAGCTTCAGAGGATATCGGCTCCGACCATCGACCGTCTTCTTAAGAAAGAAGAAAGATACAAATCAAAGCACGGTCGCAAACAAAACCGGGCAGCCTTCTAAAACACCAGATACCCGTTCGCACTTTTGAGGACTGGGACGAGAAGCGGCCGAGCTATTGTCAAATGTTGTGGATCGCATTCTAAGCCACGACCCTTCCAACTAGCTTCGTAAGT
This region includes:
- a CDS encoding amidase domain-containing protein, encoding MKQSQARSRQLMRWMVVALVLAVCVPGVVGWVSAAAPDGSGDALHTTVVRYLDARYRALVTLDSSTGGASVSPTDQTAIAEAWNDVDVAIARELGCGWGEYSLKTEVVDVRVAGTTADVTIRADVDFHYASSPEVDSGVYNVIHRFRLVRTGDDWRIVSIDSDDEDFLRFKHEVMGKTGKGRSVREAADIARRERISDLRRLADQLRAVEIRQPTTLDEVGGFSALSIEPLAAASYSYSGSNGSSYAQRFAPASAPRWFYYVNGGNCTNFVSQCVWAAYGGYVSSSDTTSKNNITNKVRMVPNVWHGGTGGGMPNWESVTSFWTYATNSTKTRGPMATGYNNGAKYTGINPADVRVGNVLQVRNGSSGNYGHSVYVSVVRTDLQGPIWWDYIYVCQHTSDWKNRLASNLIASWGGSNCNMRRLVFRAGTFDK